In Halococcus saccharolyticus DSM 5350, the following are encoded in one genomic region:
- a CDS encoding sulfatase, whose product MTDRRNVVLVTVDSLRADHCSFMGYERETTPTLDAMADDGLVFENAIAPGPSTPESMPTVMTGHDPVGGGDTGDVDELRANIRRHMETRNTLAETFRRRGYATAAFTPNPFTSRYFGFDRGFDRFEDYLDTFVRRGFRRLVSQLARESDLTFAVRMVLNMWQREEVFKPWEDYYDEVTEWTESVEEPYFVWVHLMDPHVPYLASEAYRRLRWWRMVYANYRFWRADKESAFDPALRQQLLTAYDDSIRYTDAFLDRLRADTDAVIAVHGDHGEAFGEHGIYGHEPYLYEENVHVPLVLDGVPDRTVTEPVSLAALPTMLTDASNGNDPMSFSTTDPFAVARTRAGEQTALRGRRVTVINSRTDMEMYALAAGEETPVSNPELERLCRRRLGVVSASEREREAITMAARRLVEG is encoded by the coding sequence ATGACTGACCGCCGAAACGTCGTGCTGGTGACCGTCGACAGCCTCCGGGCGGACCATTGTTCGTTTATGGGCTACGAGCGCGAGACCACCCCCACCCTCGACGCGATGGCCGACGACGGTCTCGTCTTCGAGAACGCTATCGCCCCCGGGCCGTCGACACCTGAATCAATGCCGACAGTCATGACCGGCCACGACCCGGTCGGCGGTGGGGATACGGGCGATGTCGACGAACTTCGTGCGAACATCCGCCGACACATGGAGACACGGAACACGCTGGCCGAGACGTTCCGGCGGCGGGGATACGCTACCGCCGCGTTCACGCCGAACCCGTTCACGTCGCGGTACTTCGGGTTCGATCGGGGGTTCGACCGGTTCGAGGACTACCTCGACACGTTCGTCCGCCGGGGATTCCGTCGTCTCGTCTCACAGCTAGCCCGGGAGAGCGATCTCACGTTCGCCGTGCGCATGGTCCTGAACATGTGGCAGCGCGAGGAGGTGTTCAAACCGTGGGAGGACTACTACGACGAAGTCACCGAGTGGACCGAGTCGGTTGAGGAGCCGTACTTCGTCTGGGTTCACCTCATGGACCCCCACGTTCCGTATCTGGCGAGCGAGGCGTACCGACGGTTGAGATGGTGGCGGATGGTGTACGCGAACTACCGGTTCTGGCGAGCGGACAAGGAATCCGCCTTCGATCCCGCCCTGCGTCAGCAGTTGCTCACGGCGTACGACGACTCGATTCGCTACACCGATGCGTTTCTCGACCGACTTCGGGCTGACACTGACGCCGTGATCGCGGTGCATGGCGATCATGGTGAAGCGTTCGGCGAGCACGGGATCTACGGCCACGAACCATACCTGTACGAGGAGAACGTCCACGTCCCGCTCGTCCTCGACGGCGTTCCCGACCGAACGGTGACCGAGCCGGTTTCGCTCGCCGCGCTCCCGACGATGCTGACGGACGCGAGCAACGGTAACGACCCGATGTCTTTCTCGACTACCGATCCGTTCGCCGTCGCCAGAACTCGTGCGGGAGAGCAGACCGCGCTGCGTGGACGGCGGGTAACGGTTATCAACTCTCGAACGGATATGGAGATGTATGCTCTCGCTGCCGGAGAGGAGACGCCAGTGTCGAACCCGGAGCTGGAGCGGCTGTGTCGTCGCCGGCTCGGCGTCGTGTCCGCGTCCGAACGGGAGCGAGAGGCAATAACGATGGCCGCACGGAGGCT
- a CDS encoding glucose-1-phosphate thymidylyltransferase: MKGLILSGGQGTRLRPITHTGPKQLVPVANKPILEYAIEDLREVGITEIGVVLGNLGREAIQSFLGDGSAFGVDITYIVQGNPLGLAHAAGCARDFVGDEDFVMYLGDNILKQGIDELVSSFRQSDHAAGIALQHVDNPQQFGVADVTADGRVVRLVEKPDEPPSDLALIGIYVFSPAIFDVIERLSPSWRGELEITDAIQALLDGGHTIDSHVVGGWWKDTGKPEDVLEANRLVLEDVRPSIDGRIEDGADVTGRVDLAESAVIEAGAVVRGPTTIAANSVIGSDTYVGPYTSIGPGSTIRAAHIENSVVIGEAEIETRGTIVDSLIGRRAVVGSAADLRPEGHRLVVGENSTLKL; the protein is encoded by the coding sequence ATGAAGGGACTCATACTTTCAGGCGGGCAGGGAACGCGGCTGCGACCGATCACGCATACCGGTCCGAAACAGCTCGTGCCGGTGGCGAACAAACCCATTCTCGAATACGCCATTGAAGACCTCCGGGAGGTCGGCATCACGGAGATCGGCGTTGTACTCGGGAACCTGGGACGGGAGGCGATCCAGTCGTTCTTAGGTGACGGTTCTGCGTTCGGCGTCGACATTACCTATATCGTACAGGGGAATCCACTGGGACTCGCCCATGCTGCAGGCTGTGCCCGAGATTTCGTTGGTGACGAGGATTTCGTGATGTATCTCGGGGACAACATCCTGAAACAGGGGATCGACGAACTGGTGTCGAGCTTCCGGCAAAGCGACCACGCGGCCGGCATCGCGCTCCAGCACGTCGACAACCCACAGCAGTTCGGCGTCGCCGACGTCACGGCAGACGGACGAGTCGTCCGATTGGTCGAAAAGCCCGACGAACCGCCGAGCGACCTGGCGCTGATCGGGATCTACGTGTTCTCCCCGGCCATCTTCGACGTGATCGAGCGCCTCTCGCCGTCGTGGCGTGGCGAACTGGAGATCACCGACGCGATCCAGGCCCTGCTCGATGGTGGACACACCATCGACTCACACGTGGTTGGCGGCTGGTGGAAGGATACGGGAAAACCGGAGGACGTCTTGGAAGCGAACCGGCTCGTTCTGGAAGACGTTCGACCATCGATCGACGGTCGAATCGAGGACGGCGCGGACGTCACCGGTCGCGTCGATCTCGCCGAATCGGCCGTGATCGAAGCGGGAGCGGTCGTTCGCGGTCCGACCACCATCGCCGCCAACAGCGTGATCGGGAGCGACACCTACGTAGGCCCGTACACCTCGATCGGCCCGGGGTCGACGATCCGGGCGGCCCACATCGAGAACAGCGTCGTCATCGGCGAGGCGGAGATCGAGACGCGTGGGACGATCGTCGACAGTCTCATCGGTCGACGAGCTGTCGTCGGGAGCGCGGCGGATCTCCGTCCGGAAGGCCACCGCCTCGTCGTCGGCGAGAACTCGACACTCAAACTCTAA
- the rfbB gene encoding dTDP-glucose 4,6-dehydratase produces the protein MRILVTGGAGFIGSNYVHYLIENTDDTVVTLDALTYAGTKENLEAVIDHPRHEFVEGDIRDRTLVTELLEDIDAVVNFAAESHVDRSIQSSEPFVTTNVHGTQTLLDAAVEGNIERFLQISTDEVYGQVLDGTFNEDDPLDPRNPYAATKAGADLLALSYETTYDLPVLVTRSSNNYGPRQHPEKLIPKLVSRATAGQSLPIYGDGSNVREWTFVEDNCRAIHRVLQDGTPGEIYNIGSGVEIPNIEVARRVLDTVGASHDLIEFVEDRPGHDQRYALDIQKVSALGWEPQWSFDEGLERTIDHFV, from the coding sequence ATGCGGATACTCGTCACCGGCGGTGCCGGATTCATCGGTTCGAACTACGTTCACTACCTCATCGAAAACACCGATGACACAGTCGTCACGCTGGATGCCCTCACCTATGCTGGTACGAAGGAGAACCTGGAAGCAGTCATCGACCATCCTCGCCACGAGTTCGTCGAGGGTGATATTCGAGATCGAACACTGGTCACAGAACTGCTCGAAGACATCGATGCCGTCGTCAACTTCGCCGCGGAATCACATGTTGACCGGTCGATCCAAAGTTCCGAGCCGTTCGTCACGACGAACGTCCATGGGACGCAGACGCTTCTCGACGCGGCAGTAGAGGGTAATATCGAGCGATTCCTTCAGATATCGACGGACGAAGTGTACGGACAAGTCCTCGATGGCACCTTCAACGAAGACGACCCGCTCGATCCTCGGAACCCGTACGCAGCGACCAAAGCCGGAGCGGACCTCCTCGCCCTGAGCTACGAGACCACCTACGATCTCCCCGTACTCGTCACGCGATCCTCGAACAACTATGGACCTCGACAGCATCCCGAGAAGCTCATTCCGAAGTTGGTCTCACGGGCCACTGCGGGACAATCGCTTCCCATCTACGGCGACGGATCGAACGTGCGCGAGTGGACGTTTGTCGAGGACAACTGCCGAGCCATCCATCGTGTTCTCCAGGATGGTACACCAGGTGAAATTTACAACATCGGTAGCGGAGTGGAGATCCCGAACATCGAGGTGGCGAGGCGAGTCCTCGACACCGTCGGTGCTTCCCACGACCTCATCGAGTTCGTCGAGGACCGTCCCGGCCACGATCAGCGGTACGCACTCGACATTCAGAAAGTGTCGGCACTGGGGTGGGAGCCGCAGTGGTCGTTCGACGAGGGGCTCGAACGAACCATCGATCACTTCGTGTGA
- a CDS encoding glycosyltransferase family 2 protein, whose protein sequence is MSVVLATYNRADVLGRAIRSVLAQTYSDFELIVIDSGTDNADEIVASFDDPRIRYLRQKPQGLGAARNLGIDVARAELIAFQDDDDEWQPTKLTKQVDAIRNAPESVGVVYSTVQKIQNGQQWWVPNENTTQTSGSLVPALWRHNFVSPQTVLIKKRCVETVGGFDESLPALEDWEMWLRVAQTFEFEHVDEALATAHISEDSMSVDYESLAVARDAIVRKHRHTFDEESVARHLFWSGHGFMKTNNVDQGRRNLREALSAEFRPLYLASFAASICGHRLYNRLYSMRKSVG, encoded by the coding sequence GTGAGTGTCGTACTTGCCACGTACAATCGAGCGGACGTGCTCGGACGAGCGATTCGAAGCGTATTGGCGCAGACGTATTCGGACTTCGAACTCATCGTCATCGACAGTGGGACAGACAACGCCGACGAAATCGTTGCCTCGTTTGATGACCCGAGAATACGGTATCTGCGACAAAAGCCACAAGGGCTTGGAGCAGCCAGAAATCTCGGTATCGACGTGGCACGGGCCGAGTTAATAGCGTTTCAAGACGACGACGACGAATGGCAGCCAACGAAATTAACCAAGCAGGTGGACGCGATCCGAAACGCGCCAGAAAGCGTCGGCGTCGTGTATTCAACGGTCCAGAAGATACAGAACGGTCAGCAGTGGTGGGTTCCAAACGAGAACACAACCCAGACGAGCGGAAGTCTCGTCCCCGCACTCTGGCGGCATAACTTTGTCTCACCCCAAACGGTTCTCATCAAAAAACGATGCGTGGAGACGGTAGGCGGGTTTGACGAGAGCCTACCCGCACTTGAGGACTGGGAGATGTGGCTCAGAGTCGCGCAGACATTTGAATTCGAGCACGTCGATGAAGCCTTGGCGACAGCGCACATCAGCGAGGATAGTATGAGTGTCGATTATGAATCGCTTGCGGTAGCAAGAGACGCCATCGTTCGCAAACACCGACACACGTTCGACGAAGAGTCGGTAGCCCGACATCTGTTCTGGTCTGGACATGGGTTCATGAAAACGAACAATGTCGACCAGGGTCGAAGAAACCTACGAGAAGCACTTTCGGCCGAGTTCCGACCGTTGTATCTCGCCAGTTTTGCCGCCTCAATCTGTGGGCATCGTCTGTACAACCGTCTGTACAGCATGAGAAAAAGCGTTGGATGA
- a CDS encoding dTDP-4-dehydrorhamnose 3,5-epimerase family protein, which yields MIDGVEVRDLRVNADERGHLVEVFREDWELYDPEPAMAYYSMTYPGVIRAWHRHIRGQVDHFTCPSGRIKIGIYDDREGSPTFGEVETYVVGEHEQRLVRIPGACWHGFKAIGDTPAILMNFPTNLYDYDDPDEERLPHDTDEIPLDWEADPHG from the coding sequence ATGATCGACGGAGTCGAGGTGCGCGACCTTCGAGTCAACGCCGACGAGCGTGGCCATCTAGTAGAGGTCTTTCGCGAAGATTGGGAGCTGTACGACCCGGAGCCGGCAATGGCCTACTACTCGATGACGTATCCCGGAGTGATCCGGGCGTGGCATCGACACATACGTGGGCAGGTCGATCACTTCACCTGCCCCAGCGGGCGCATCAAGATCGGAATCTACGACGACCGCGAGGGATCGCCCACTTTCGGCGAGGTCGAGACATACGTCGTCGGCGAACACGAACAACGGCTCGTCAGGATCCCTGGCGCTTGCTGGCATGGGTTCAAGGCAATCGGCGACACTCCAGCGATACTGATGAACTTCCCGACGAATCTCTACGATTACGACGACCCGGACGAAGAGCGACTCCCACACGACACGGATGAGATTCCGCTCGACTGGGAAGCGGATCCGCATGGCTGA
- the rfbD gene encoding dTDP-4-dehydrorhamnose reductase translates to MHLLVLGAGGLVGSNVVTAAVAREWSVTGTYRSEPPTLDVSLTELDIRNRKRVRSVVRRTSPDAVVNCAALTDVDACEREPDRARTVNADAPGALAAVCEEDAIPFVHLSTDYVFDGRADTRYDESATPNPIQEYGRSKLAGEQAVRRQHDTPLVVRLSFVYGIGRANPPGVVAGFPAWVRDRLHAGESVPLFTDQRVTPTRAGQAAKTVLDLLRERCTGTYHVACRSCVTPYEFGVAIRERVDAPATLLERSSITAVDRPASRPRQTCLDVGEIENRFSRNQPSLADDLDALDDRLHRTDDGS, encoded by the coding sequence ATGCACCTCCTCGTGCTCGGGGCCGGTGGCCTGGTCGGGAGCAACGTCGTGACGGCAGCCGTGGCTCGCGAGTGGTCGGTCACTGGCACCTATCGTTCCGAACCACCCACGCTGGATGTCTCGCTCACCGAGCTCGACATCCGGAACCGAAAACGAGTCCGATCGGTGGTCCGCCGAACCAGTCCGGATGCGGTGGTGAACTGTGCCGCACTGACCGATGTCGATGCGTGCGAGCGCGAGCCGGACCGGGCTCGGACAGTCAACGCTGACGCTCCAGGCGCGCTTGCGGCGGTCTGTGAGGAGGACGCGATCCCGTTTGTCCACCTCTCGACGGACTACGTGTTCGACGGACGGGCCGATACCCGGTACGACGAGTCGGCGACACCGAACCCGATACAGGAGTACGGCCGGTCGAAACTCGCCGGTGAACAAGCCGTGAGACGGCAACACGACACACCTCTGGTGGTGCGACTGTCGTTCGTCTACGGGATCGGCCGCGCGAACCCACCCGGGGTAGTGGCCGGCTTTCCGGCGTGGGTCCGGGACCGACTCCATGCGGGCGAGTCCGTTCCGCTCTTCACCGACCAGCGAGTCACGCCGACTCGCGCGGGCCAGGCGGCCAAGACCGTCCTCGATCTCCTTCGGGAGCGGTGTACGGGGACGTACCACGTCGCGTGCCGGTCCTGTGTGACGCCGTACGAGTTCGGTGTGGCGATTCGCGAACGAGTGGATGCGCCAGCGACACTGCTCGAACGGTCATCCATAACGGCTGTCGATCGGCCCGCGAGCCGTCCCCGTCAAACGTGTCTCGATGTGGGGGAGATCGAGAATCGTTTCAGCCGGAACCAGCCGTCGCTCGCCGACGATCTCGATGCGCTCGACGATCGACTCCACCGGACGGACGATGGTAGCTGA
- a CDS encoding sulfatase codes for MDAEKRNVVLVTMDSLRADHCSFMGYERETTPTLDAMAAEGVVFENAIASGVPTIASMTSVMTGTFSLASPEIGLNEEQREQVTSRKTLAEALSAAGYATGAVSPNPPASSYFGFDGGFDWFEDFLHEDRGTAERAWNRIFRRSIEGGGAATSLRLARNLVRREETLRPWDDYYDLIHDWCERAPEPYFLWVLLLDPHHPWLPPAASRQWSSRGDLVRSFGQYWRMLNAGWEPDFGPDERQRFLDLYDDSIRHADRFLHRLQADLRDDDPVFVVHADHGEEFGEHGRYGHQPHLYESLVHVPLVIANAGRQETVDAPVPLRSIPTTIAELAEATHRFPAPSLHAAAERPWTISKVLVGDDRRTAIRTRDHKFIRDPNRRELYDLRLDPDEQVNVVDDHGELASVFEAILANHTATEREKRSIDDTTALVEGTL; via the coding sequence ATGGATGCAGAGAAACGAAACGTCGTTCTCGTCACGATGGACAGCCTCCGTGCGGACCACTGTTCGTTCATGGGCTACGAGCGCGAGACCACACCAACCCTCGACGCGATGGCCGCGGAGGGCGTCGTCTTCGAGAACGCCATCGCCTCCGGGGTCCCAACGATCGCCTCGATGACGAGCGTCATGACCGGGACGTTTTCGCTCGCTAGCCCGGAGATCGGGCTGAACGAGGAGCAGCGCGAACAGGTGACCTCCCGAAAGACGCTGGCCGAGGCGCTCTCGGCGGCGGGATACGCCACCGGAGCGGTGTCACCGAACCCGCCGGCGTCGAGTTACTTCGGGTTCGACGGGGGGTTCGACTGGTTCGAGGACTTCCTCCACGAGGACCGTGGGACGGCCGAGCGGGCGTGGAACCGGATCTTCCGGCGTTCCATCGAGGGTGGCGGAGCCGCGACGTCTCTCCGACTGGCTCGCAACCTCGTCCGTCGTGAGGAGACACTCCGCCCCTGGGACGACTACTACGATCTGATCCACGACTGGTGTGAGCGGGCACCGGAGCCGTACTTCCTCTGGGTGCTGTTGCTCGATCCGCATCACCCATGGCTCCCGCCGGCAGCGAGCCGGCAGTGGAGTTCGCGGGGCGATCTCGTCCGCTCGTTCGGCCAGTACTGGCGAATGCTCAACGCAGGCTGGGAGCCTGATTTCGGCCCGGACGAACGCCAGCGATTTCTCGATCTCTACGACGACTCGATCCGGCACGCCGACCGCTTTCTCCACCGCTTGCAAGCGGATCTTCGGGACGATGACCCCGTTTTCGTCGTTCATGCGGACCACGGCGAGGAGTTCGGCGAACACGGACGGTACGGCCACCAACCACACCTCTACGAGAGTCTGGTGCACGTGCCTCTGGTGATAGCGAATGCTGGGAGACAGGAAACGGTCGACGCGCCGGTTCCTCTCCGGTCGATTCCGACGACGATCGCGGAGTTGGCCGAGGCAACTCATCGATTCCCCGCGCCGTCGCTCCACGCGGCAGCCGAACGGCCGTGGACGATCTCGAAAGTGCTGGTCGGCGACGACCGCCGGACCGCCATCAGGACGCGCGACCACAAGTTCATCCGCGATCCGAACCGACGGGAGCTCTACGATCTCAGACTCGACCCGGATGAGCAGGTGAACGTCGTCGACGACCACGGAGAGTTGGCCAGCGTGTTCGAGGCGATCCTCGCCAACCATACCGCGACCGAACGCGAGAAGCGCTCGATCGACGACACGACAGCGCTCGTCGAGGGGACGCTATGA
- a CDS encoding glycosyltransferase family 2 protein, which produces MRQTREVVSVVITTYYRNDRLRGAIESALGQTYPAVEVVVVDDSGEAHAKSVADEYDVRYIPHDVNKGTNTARNTGIEGSSGRYVQLLDDDDRLHREKVQAQMEAFAVSDSTGVVYCGVTLKGDSETREVLPDPDVSGDVLACALTLDPFPCYTSSMLIDREYLDRVLPLAVRPTVDDLWLMIELAKITEFDHVARSLVTKRQTDSSLGQGMTNARERFNLIEEYDELYEKFPAAVRGTALGNTHHQTGSLLFDERIWSFKATLAYWKALYYRPEPSTQFVGACIASLLGKPGISAAKSLRSLVT; this is translated from the coding sequence ATGAGACAGACACGAGAGGTAGTTTCGGTAGTCATCACTACCTACTATCGCAACGACCGCTTGCGTGGTGCGATTGAGAGTGCGCTCGGTCAGACCTACCCAGCAGTAGAAGTCGTCGTTGTCGACGACTCCGGCGAAGCGCACGCGAAAAGCGTAGCGGACGAATACGACGTGAGATATATCCCACATGATGTGAACAAAGGAACTAACACAGCTCGGAACACCGGTATCGAGGGCTCATCCGGGCGATACGTACAGTTGCTAGATGACGACGACCGATTGCATCGAGAGAAAGTACAGGCACAGATGGAGGCCTTTGCTGTATCCGACTCGACTGGCGTGGTGTACTGCGGCGTCACCCTCAAAGGAGACAGTGAGACCCGAGAAGTGTTGCCCGACCCCGACGTCAGTGGTGACGTCCTAGCCTGCGCGCTCACGCTCGATCCGTTCCCCTGCTATACCAGTTCGATGCTGATCGATAGAGAGTACCTTGATCGAGTCCTGCCGCTTGCGGTTCGCCCGACCGTCGATGACCTATGGCTGATGATCGAGCTGGCAAAGATAACCGAGTTCGATCATGTGGCTCGGTCCTTGGTCACGAAACGGCAGACGGACAGCTCTCTCGGTCAAGGAATGACCAATGCCCGAGAACGATTCAATCTCATCGAGGAATACGACGAACTATACGAAAAGTTCCCTGCCGCCGTCCGTGGAACGGCGCTTGGCAACACACATCATCAGACTGGTTCGTTGTTGTTCGACGAGCGCATCTGGTCGTTCAAAGCAACACTCGCCTACTGGAAAGCACTGTATTATCGTCCGGAACCCTCAACTCAGTTCGTGGGCGCATGTATCGCCTCACTGCTCGGTAAGCCAGGGATATCTGCAGCGAAATCGCTTCGTTCTTTGGTCACGTGA
- a CDS encoding lipopolysaccharide biosynthesis protein: protein MLSTTDALITTLAKMFDRLSLNQLLDFVKRTLVPEGGVKERTVKSGIWVTLINVFDRGLQLAKLIVLARLLSPAAIGLIGITLLVLTVLEQFSEFGVDRALIQRKERNINEYLNTAWSLQIIRGVLVVGIAYVAAPYAAVFFGEPRSTDLIRVLALTSLLTSLRNPGLIYFRKNLDFHKQFAYTLTGSLVNAAVTIATAWIFRSVWAFVFGRLAGNIVTIVLSYLIHEYRPWPAFDRAQARELLGYGKWILGSGVLAFLLNQGDDAFIGWFLSASVLGFYQLAFRFSNAPATEITHTISNVVFPAYSQLQTDDTKLRKGYFRTIQLTTMVSFPMAAGIFVTAPVFVQGFLGEQWLPMVWPMQILTLWGAIRSLGSSTGPLFEAVGRPDYNTKLQVLELAIVVVLIYSATDRWGIAGTAFVVVVSGIVASPIANYLAVRQVEGSYFRLIRVVSYPAVGSAVMAIGVWFVRTNVAIGSSIVEFLFLVTVGIVLYSLVMVGIERRFDIGISTVFNTVISSFR from the coding sequence GTGCTCTCGACGACCGATGCCTTGATTACCACTCTCGCCAAGATGTTCGATAGATTGTCGCTCAACCAACTGCTGGATTTTGTCAAGCGGACGCTCGTTCCGGAAGGAGGGGTCAAGGAGCGCACGGTAAAAAGCGGTATTTGGGTCACGTTGATCAACGTCTTCGACCGCGGACTACAGCTCGCAAAACTGATCGTCCTCGCCCGTTTGCTCTCACCTGCCGCGATCGGTCTCATCGGGATTACTCTCCTCGTTCTCACTGTTCTGGAGCAGTTTTCTGAGTTCGGTGTCGACAGAGCTCTCATCCAGCGGAAAGAACGCAATATAAACGAGTATCTGAACACCGCTTGGAGTTTGCAGATCATCAGAGGCGTTCTCGTTGTCGGTATCGCGTACGTCGCGGCCCCGTATGCGGCCGTGTTCTTCGGCGAACCTCGATCGACAGATCTCATCAGGGTGCTCGCGCTCACGTCGTTGCTCACTAGCCTACGGAATCCAGGGTTGATCTATTTCCGGAAGAATCTGGATTTTCACAAACAGTTCGCTTATACCCTGACTGGCTCACTCGTGAACGCGGCGGTGACGATCGCTACAGCGTGGATTTTCCGGAGTGTATGGGCGTTCGTGTTCGGGCGGCTCGCGGGCAATATCGTCACAATCGTTCTGTCATATCTGATTCACGAGTACCGACCGTGGCCAGCGTTCGACAGGGCACAGGCACGCGAACTTCTCGGCTACGGGAAATGGATTTTGGGCTCGGGCGTTCTTGCTTTTTTGCTCAATCAGGGCGATGATGCTTTCATTGGATGGTTTCTCAGTGCGAGCGTGCTCGGGTTTTATCAACTCGCGTTTCGCTTTTCGAACGCACCGGCGACGGAGATCACACATACGATCTCGAACGTCGTGTTTCCAGCGTACTCACAGCTACAGACCGATGACACGAAGCTCCGGAAGGGATATTTCAGAACGATTCAACTGACAACGATGGTCTCGTTCCCGATGGCGGCAGGAATTTTCGTCACCGCCCCGGTGTTCGTCCAGGGGTTTCTTGGCGAGCAGTGGTTGCCCATGGTATGGCCGATGCAGATACTCACCCTGTGGGGCGCTATCCGCTCACTCGGATCATCGACTGGCCCATTGTTTGAGGCCGTTGGACGGCCGGATTATAACACGAAACTACAGGTTCTGGAGCTCGCTATTGTCGTTGTACTGATCTATTCTGCTACTGATCGCTGGGGTATCGCCGGGACAGCATTCGTGGTCGTCGTGAGCGGGATCGTCGCCAGCCCGATAGCCAACTATCTCGCGGTGAGACAGGTCGAGGGAAGCTACTTCAGACTCATCCGCGTTGTTTCGTACCCTGCCGTTGGTAGTGCAGTGATGGCGATCGGGGTGTGGTTCGTCCGAACGAACGTGGCGATTGGCTCATCGATAGTGGAGTTCCTGTTTCTGGTTACTGTGGGAATCGTCCTCTATTCTCTCGTCATGGTCGGCATAGAGCGACGGTTCGATATTGGTATCAGCACGGTTTTCAATACGGTTATCAGCTCCTTCAGATGA
- a CDS encoding NAD-dependent epimerase/dehydratase family protein produces the protein MGAINRVLVTGGAGFVGSHVAEYYATRGPQVTVLDDFSRASTLAATAEGRDTAAYNYDYLRERYPDIDFVEADIRNSDRIESIVEGHDAVVHLAGQVAVTASLNDPRTDFEVNAQGTFNVLEAARKAESDPAVVFASTNKVYGSNVNEISVREAETRYWYDDPEYERGIPESLSIDDCEHTPYGTSKLAGDLYLQDYAARNEIDAAAFRMSCIYGPRQFGIEDQGWIAHFAISTLEDEPLTVYGDGKQVRDALYVTDLVEAYDAFLSNPTDKPAVYNMGGGPHTTTSLIELFDLLEAQTGRRTAVGFDDWREGDQKVYVSDITRAEEHLDWTPSVDLETGLEQFVEWYIDR, from the coding sequence ATGGGAGCGATCAACCGCGTTCTCGTCACCGGTGGAGCCGGGTTCGTCGGCAGCCACGTCGCCGAATACTATGCGACCCGGGGACCTCAGGTTACGGTGCTCGACGATTTCTCGCGGGCCAGCACGCTCGCAGCGACAGCGGAGGGCCGCGACACGGCGGCGTACAATTACGACTATCTCCGAGAACGGTACCCGGATATCGATTTCGTCGAGGCCGATATCCGGAACAGCGATCGCATCGAATCGATCGTCGAGGGGCACGACGCGGTCGTCCATCTGGCCGGCCAGGTGGCGGTCACTGCGTCGCTCAATGACCCCCGGACGGATTTCGAGGTGAACGCCCAGGGGACGTTCAACGTCCTCGAAGCAGCCCGAAAGGCCGAGAGCGATCCCGCTGTCGTCTTTGCGTCGACCAATAAGGTGTACGGATCGAACGTCAACGAAATATCGGTTCGAGAAGCGGAGACTCGGTACTGGTACGACGACCCCGAATACGAACGTGGAATCCCGGAATCGCTGTCGATCGATGACTGTGAACACACACCGTACGGGACGTCGAAGCTCGCCGGTGACCTCTACTTGCAGGATTACGCAGCGCGAAACGAGATCGACGCTGCTGCGTTCCGGATGAGCTGTATCTACGGTCCCCGGCAGTTCGGCATCGAAGATCAGGGATGGATCGCACACTTCGCCATCAGCACGCTCGAAGACGAACCGCTGACCGTCTACGGTGACGGCAAACAGGTTCGGGACGCGCTATACGTTACTGACCTCGTCGAAGCCTACGACGCCTTCCTCTCGAATCCGACGGACAAACCGGCCGTGTACAACATGGGTGGTGGTCCCCACACCACGACGAGTCTGATCGAACTCTTTGATTTGCTGGAGGCACAGACAGGCAGGCGGACGGCCGTCGGGTTCGACGACTGGCGCGAGGGTGATCAGAAGGTGTACGTATCGGACATCACCCGAGCCGAGGAGCACTTGGACTGGACGCCGTCAGTGGATCTCGAAACCGGACTAGAGCAGTTCGTCGAATGGTACATCGACCGTTGA